Genomic window (Spirosoma sp. KCTC 42546):
ATCAAGGAGCGTATTTTGATACGCCACCCCCTGCGAGTTTTTGTAGGCGATCGTTTTTCCTAAATCGGACTCAGCTAATCCATCCAGATAACTCGTTAGCTGACGATGTTGACGCTCGGCGGTTTCGGCCATCCAGCTAACCGGAATATCTTCCCAAATAGACACAAAGACCGATTCGTTGGTGATACGGCCAAGCCAAACGTGCTGTGCCGACAGGATATGGCCCATTACGGCAAGCGCGCGCGCTGGTGGATTTTGGATCGTTTCGAGCGAGCCGATAACGCGGAGGTTGGCCCAAAGCTCGTAATTCAGTAGCTGAATCAGATGATCGTTCATTGCAATCCTCGTTTTGTTGCCTGATACAATGCTTCAACGATGTTGGTGCGGGTATTCAGATTGCCTAGTTTAGGATTGTTTCGGGTTGGGTAAACCCGGTTGCATAAAAACACATAGGTAAGGTTATAGGCCGGATCGGGTTCAACCCAGACAAATGTGCCGGTAAAACCCGAATGCCCAAAACTGGCTTTCGTTGCCGACTTAGGCCCATTGCCCGAATAAGTGAACGACGGTTTATCGAAGCCCAGCCCGCGCCGGTTGCCTAACTCCGGAAACTGATACCGGGTAAACTCCGCCATCGTTTTCTGAGAAATAAACTGCTTGCCACCGTAGCTACCCTTCTGTCGGTACATCTCATACACTTTCATCAGGTCATTGGCGGAACCAAATAAACCCGCATGCCCCGATAGCCCGTTCAGCATAGCCGCGCCTTCATCATGCACACGCCCCCAGATAAGTGTTTTACGGAACAGTGAATCATATTCGGTAGGAACAATGCGATTTAAAGGATAAAATCGGCGTGGTAAAAATGTTAGTGTACTGGCTCCTAATGGTTTATAGAAAGTCGTTTTAATGTAATCCTCAAAATCCACACCCGTAATTCGCTTCACAATTTGCGGATAAAGAATAAACGAAAGATCAGAGTACACGTACTCTTTCTTGGCATTCAACGGAGAATCCCGGATTTGCTGGAAAATGGTTCTCGGATACTTTCTGAATTCGAACAAGCTATCCGTCACCTCAATCGGGTAACGCCCCGACTGTTCCGCTTTGAAGGTCTTGGGTTTCCAGGTACCGTCCGGATTTTTGGTGTCCATCCAGAAAGGAATCCAGGCTTTCAGCCGGGCCTGGTGGGTGAGCACATCGCGCCAGACCAAATCCGCTTTGTTTGATTTTTTAAAGCCGGGCAGATAATCAGCCATTTTACCGTCGAGGTTAAACTTACCTTCGTCCACTAAGCGCATTAGCGCGGGTGTTGAGGTGCTCACCTTGGTAACTGAGGCCATGTCGTAAAGATCATCCAATTGCACAGGCAGGGGTTCGGCACCTAAGGAGGCATCGTAGGTGTGCTTGCCGTAGGCTTTTCGGAAAATCACTTTGCCATCTTTAGCCATTTGCACGACACAGCCCGGAAATGCCTTCTGCGTCAGACCTACATTCACCAAGGAATCAACCTGCTGGGTCAGAAACCGGCTATCGATTCCCACTTCTTCAGGAATAGTGTATTTGAGTCGGCCAATGGGCTTTATGGGCATACCATCGCCCACCCGGAAGCGCTGATTGACGGTAACGGGTAGTTTACCTGATGCACCAATGGCCCCAAAAATCAACTGCGCCGATAATTCCTCGGTGTAATTGGTCAATTGGTAGGGCATAACAATGGCACGCGCCTTCTCAATGTTACGACTGGGCTGGGCCGTATCCATCGGAAATGTCAGTTTGTCCAGCGCATATACATTGCCAAACACCGTGACGACTGCCTTTCCCGTTGCAACCAACTCGCCAACCAGACCGGCGGTTTTAGTTTGCAGACCGTATTTAACCGCTGGCCGGATGTTGTTCAGATGCACATCAACCAAAATCAGGTTGTAGTTTTTGAGCGAATCGCGTACCTGAGCCAGTGTCGAATCGGGAGTTTTTGAGGTGATGTTGAAATGCTTAATTAGCGTATAGTTGCCCGCCATTTGCTGGAATGCGGTGATTTTGTCGCTCTCAATGGCTACCGATGCAATTCGTAACGTATCTAACCGTTGCAGCGGCAGTAAATTCTGATCATTTTTCAAAACGGTCAGGCTGGCTTCGGTGAGTTTCCGGTTAAGCAATTCGTCCTGTACCGGATTGAGGTCGCTTACCAGATTTTCCAGCGCAATGGGTTTGTACTGATCGAGACCAACCCAGGCTTTAGCTTTCAGTACTTTCAGGCAGCGGGCATCTAGTGAAGCCTGCGTCATGCGCCCATCGGCAATGGCTTGCTTGATCAGAGAAAGTGCAGCCGGTACATCTTCCGTAAATTCCAGAACGTCCATGCCAGCCTCCAGCCCCAGTTCATCGGCTCTGCCCGACGGAAAATACTTGGTTACGCCTTTCATATTCATGGCGTCGGAGAAGATCAGACCCTGAAAACCCAGTTCGTTCTTAAGCAGGTTCGTAACAATGGCGGGCGAAAGGGTAGAGGGGCGATTCCGGGTTGTGTCCAGCGCCGGAATACTTAAATGGGCAATCATAACACCCGCAGCGCCTGCGTTGATCAACTGCTTGAAAGGATAGAGTTCGAGCGAGTCGAGTTGCGCGCGGCTTTTAGTAATCAGGGGTAAGTCGTAGTGCGAATCGGTGCCGGTATCGCCGTGTCCCGGAAAATGCTTTAGGCTGGTTAACAGTTGATTATCCTGCATGCCACGCATATAGGCAAGGGCTTTGCGGGCTACGTCGTACTTGTTTTCACCGAACGATCGGAAATTGATGACCGGATTATTGGGGTTATTGTTGACATCGACGGAAGGGGCGAAGTTCACGTGCATCCCTAATCGGCGTGCCTGTTTCGCTAAATGAGCGCCCATCTGGTAAATGAGCGAATCAGAACCTGCACCCTGCATGGCACCGAGCGTCATTTGATACGGATAACGTACCGTGCTGTCCAGACGCATGGCAATACCCCACTCGGCATCCATGGCAATGAGCAGAGGCACCTTCGAGTTGGCTTGTAACCGATTGGTTAACCGGGCCTGGCGCATAGGTCCACCCTGAAACATGACAACACCACCAAGCTTGTTGTTTTTTACGAGTGTGATGAGGGAGTCTTCGTAGCCGGGTTTCCGGTTCGAGTAGCCAGCCACCATAATCAGTTGTGCAATACGGTCGTCGGGAGCCATATTGGTAAACACCGAATCGACCCAGCAACTTTGGCGTGCATTAAGTTTAAGAAAGGTAGGTACGGTTGTTTGCGCCAGAGCCGGAAGGGACAATAAAACGCTGAATAAACCAAAAACAAATGACCGACAGGATGGCATGAGAACTAAATTGGGGTCGTGAAGTGTCAAAAATACAAAAAAAGGTCCTCGCCACTTCCGTAAAACGTGAAATGGCGAGGACGAAAGTAAAGTATGATGTACGAGTTACGACGTACGAGT
Coding sequences:
- a CDS encoding DinB family protein, which translates into the protein MNDHLIQLLNYELWANLRVIGSLETIQNPPARALAVMGHILSAQHVWLGRITNESVFVSIWEDIPVSWMAETAERQHRQLTSYLDGLAESDLGKTIAYKNSQGVAYQNTLLDLLTHMSHHAAYHRGQVVQLIRPMVAEAPVTDFIVWKREML
- a CDS encoding glycoside hydrolase family 3 N-terminal domain-containing protein — translated: MPSCRSFVFGLFSVLLSLPALAQTTVPTFLKLNARQSCWVDSVFTNMAPDDRIAQLIMVAGYSNRKPGYEDSLITLVKNNKLGGVVMFQGGPMRQARLTNRLQANSKVPLLIAMDAEWGIAMRLDSTVRYPYQMTLGAMQGAGSDSLIYQMGAHLAKQARRLGMHVNFAPSVDVNNNPNNPVINFRSFGENKYDVARKALAYMRGMQDNQLLTSLKHFPGHGDTGTDSHYDLPLITKSRAQLDSLELYPFKQLINAGAAGVMIAHLSIPALDTTRNRPSTLSPAIVTNLLKNELGFQGLIFSDAMNMKGVTKYFPSGRADELGLEAGMDVLEFTEDVPAALSLIKQAIADGRMTQASLDARCLKVLKAKAWVGLDQYKPIALENLVSDLNPVQDELLNRKLTEASLTVLKNDQNLLPLQRLDTLRIASVAIESDKITAFQQMAGNYTLIKHFNITSKTPDSTLAQVRDSLKNYNLILVDVHLNNIRPAVKYGLQTKTAGLVGELVATGKAVVTVFGNVYALDKLTFPMDTAQPSRNIEKARAIVMPYQLTNYTEELSAQLIFGAIGASGKLPVTVNQRFRVGDGMPIKPIGRLKYTIPEEVGIDSRFLTQQVDSLVNVGLTQKAFPGCVVQMAKDGKVIFRKAYGKHTYDASLGAEPLPVQLDDLYDMASVTKVSTSTPALMRLVDEGKFNLDGKMADYLPGFKKSNKADLVWRDVLTHQARLKAWIPFWMDTKNPDGTWKPKTFKAEQSGRYPIEVTDSLFEFRKYPRTIFQQIRDSPLNAKKEYVYSDLSFILYPQIVKRITGVDFEDYIKTTFYKPLGASTLTFLPRRFYPLNRIVPTEYDSLFRKTLIWGRVHDEGAAMLNGLSGHAGLFGSANDLMKVYEMYRQKGSYGGKQFISQKTMAEFTRYQFPELGNRRGLGFDKPSFTYSGNGPKSATKASFGHSGFTGTFVWVEPDPAYNLTYVFLCNRVYPTRNNPKLGNLNTRTNIVEALYQATKRGLQ